The genomic segment atttGCAAATAATgattaaatacacacaacacaaataatTTGTTCCTTAAAATGATTGCAATCTTGTCTCCAGCCTTACTCGTCTGGCTGCTTCTCGGAATGTGACCCTGGTTCTGAGGGCCAGAGGGTCCTCGTGTCTTCCAGCTCTGTCCGGATCTATCTGTAAAACACTGGGAGTAAGGCTGCgttcacactgcctgcgtcgGCCTAACGGTCAAcggcaaaaacgcaggtcttttcattcattttgaatgggggtagtgcgttaGGGCTGCGGCGGGGGGTTGCCGCAGAGGGGACGCTCAAAAAAAGGCAGCGGGCCTGCAGCAAAAAGTTGAGgccgactcaacttttggagaaatgcAACCCCACGTCACACTGCGGTGGCCAGTCATGTAGTcggcgatcagacttgtcagtgtgttttgagctatggtttgaggcggtgtgagaatccCATACAGtgaacaggaaacatcactgccacaagaaagtttttaaacattattagggtaaaaaaacaaaccacaagcactgaactgcccgggagtttgtgtaacagctgaaaGTTTcctcgctcgtctcttttctttctctctctccccctgtgaGTGCGGTCagaaacgatctgacggaaaacagtaattgtgaaatataatataaacttGTCCTTTGTTGGGAGGAtatcacacaaatgggccgtttcattgaCAATCCCCCCGCCGCACCATTGTGTAAAATCATCATTCAAACCTTGTCAAACCTTGTTacagtgtctctgtctctgaggCTCTGCAGGCGACTGGCTGGCTCGAGAGAGGACTCCTGCTGCTGGAGGCTCTCACCTTTAGACTGGAACACAAGAGGCCATTCTTATAAATACAAGTTTTTGCAAAACAGGCAGTTTTTTGGAATAGGATATCTTTAGTAATCATATTCAAATACAAGCTAGTTTGTGCACACAAAAGAGACTTTGGGTTTACTCTGGCTGCTCTCAGTCTCTCTTCCAGGCGCTGTGTCACAAAGCTGTCTAAATGCTGAGAGCTGGCAGAATGCTGCATTCCTGAGAGACCTAGAAGACAAAGCACACcattaaaacaataattacaTTGATTACACAGTTTTGTATTATTACTCCACCGACAATCTCATATCCAATGCTGGAACTGACTGCTTATATAGGATACATAGGATAGGATATTGTCATTTTTATACTCACTTGAGAAAGGTGTTGTTTAGGTTTATTTCGAGAAGTTTAGGTCATtttgtgaaatgaaaaaaagtgcttATATGCTGCATAATAAGGTCATAAAGTACTGTTTTGGTACTGCTACTGGTAATTTTTTTGAATGATATCCCTAAACAGCCAAAAGGCATAAAGGGGGAGAGGAGGCAAGTTTAGAGAGAAGATGGACACTAACCTCTCTGAGAACCAGTCGGAGGTCTTGACAAAACCCCAGAGTCGCTTGCCTTGTCAGCTGATCCCTCATCTTCACTTTGGTGCTGAATGGTAGAGATCTCCTCCACATAGGACTCCTGGGCTGAAGACTGGTCAAGCAGCTAACATATGCCAAGAGatgaatgtatacatatacTGTTCTATATAGCTTGTACTAAGTGGGTTTTATGAAACTGGCATTAATGCAATTAAAGAATGGGTGCAAGAGGAAAATGTACCCTTTTCTTCCGCCTCTGTCTCTGATCCCTTAACGTGCGTTTCAGTGTCTCTCCTGGATCTTCCTCACTGCTTTGAAGTTCCTGTTGCAACACAGCAACAATGATAAACAGCAAGACTGCATATGCAAACTGTAATTCTATACACACTGCTTGTTAGCACAGCTGGGAAAGGGTGTACTGGCAGAGGCAAGAGTGAAGGAGATTGGTGTTGAGcagccagcagcacacacaggAGGGGAACTAGAGGCTACAGGCTTagctacaaaacacacaccaacCTTCATTGTAGTTTGCAGTTTCTCTTCACTCAATTTGCTCGACGGAACCAGAGCCTATCAAGTATAATTAGATTTACTAAAGCGTTGGCAGCTCTTCTATCTGTGTTCCTGACTTTGAGTGTGTACAAAGTGAGACACTCCTCTAGCTCATGTTGAGTCTTGTTAGGGAGGGCTCTCGTTCAGTTTGTGCTGGGTGCTGGATTAACTCTATACTGTCATTGTCAGTCCACAGAAACAACGCAAAATATAATGTTTATCAGTAATAATATTCATTTAGGACCTAACGTGTATGTATACATTTACCTGAGTGTCgtcctcatttttattttttaccaaagtGTCTTGCAAAGCACGTCGTTTCTTCTGCAGTTTTTCTCGAAAGTcactaaaacagaaataaagccAGTCGTTTTAAAACAAATAGAGCTAACTAATTAGCTTAGATAGCTAAACGTGGCATGTAGCTAGCTATAgcgctaacgttaacgtaagcTGATGAAATTGGTAATTGCAGAAACCAATAAGGAACAACTAGCTACTGTAAGGTTAACTGCCGTTACCTTGAGGAGGCCAGGGCGGCGAGGATAGTTTTCTTTACAATAAAGAAAGTAACGTTACAGAAAGTCAGGTCAGGACTGTGATCACTGTTGTTGTGGTCTAAGCTAAAGTTAGTCTGTATTACAACCGGCTAACCATAGAGTGTATGCGCTTTACTTGCTACAATGTATGTATCCCTCCCTTTTCCGAGCGAGCGCCGTTTTCGCTGCCCGTTATATTATTCTTTCTTTTACTGCCTATGGTtatattatacatccatgtcgCTGCCTAGTAACGAGATAAACTACTCCCGACGATCACCGGAAGTCCCGCCCTACTATGATTTGATTGGCTAGTCCTCGGTACCTTGACGCGTCTTTGTGATTGGATGTTAGCTTCACCGGTTTTTCTGTCGGCTGGTCATTCGTGATCAACTGACTGTAAATATAAAAtcgttttatacagtctatggttatgaTTCATAACCATATTGGATATTAAATGAACTTATTACACTCAATCTTGAACCACGTGTTGCCTTCGAGAAAAACAACGGTTTAGAAACTGTGTAAGAGTTATTTTATCCAAGGAAAAGGCTTTGTTTACGTATGCCCCTTAATAGCCTATCAGTGTGGTAAATTAAGAAAAATTAAGATATTTCCTATTTCGTAATAAAGACAAGGGGCACTCTGGGCCACACCATCATAGAAGAGCAACTGTACAATGCATTGGAGACATGACATaatccattttttttcatgatttaAAAAGGGAAAACGTTATCATTAtcaattattattgttatattaaAAATTTGCagttatttttctctctctctctacccagTCCAGTCCAGGACAGCATCATGGCTCTCTCCCAGTGGCCAGGTCTGCCCGGTGTAGATGATGCTCTGCTTCCTCCAGGTCCCCCACGGCTCCTGCCACCGGCCTCTGAACATCTTCAATCTGgagtttaaatatataatatagtcAGAGCAAGGCAACCAAACACCACTATGCACCACTCGCAGCGACCGCCCCCTTTGTGCCCCCATGTtcggaaaaaaaactgcaaaagtgCATTTTGGGGGTGAtctctagctcacctggtagagcgtgcccCCATGTATGCTGAGTCATTGGCAGTTGCCTGGGTTTGAATCAGACCTgttgccctttgctgcatgtcatcagctctctccccccctttcctgtcattCTCCAGCTGCTTTGTTGCAtaataaaggcaataaaagccctaaaaaatgtttaaaaaaatattacagcTCACTCATTTTGACTTTTCACATATTTTGCAATAATTTCGTCTCACACATGCTTCAGTTTAGCATTTTTATAAAGGCGAATCCCCAAACCAAGCTCGACCAGTCAACAATGTTTATTTAAGTTATTCACTCAACTCCGAACCAAAACAAATACATCAGAAACTTATTCAAGCTTAATCAAATAATATAATTTCAAATCAGTGTAAGTCTCTATATTAACACTATAACTAGCAGTACAAATGTTTGTATAAAAATATAGTTTGACCATACTATGTGTGtaataaaattatttaaaaaaaacaacagtgactAGCAGTTTGTGTTTTCCAGGTTCTATGTATAGTCCTCTGCCAGTGTGTCAAAATAGTTTGTGTCTGCGTATAGAAGGAAGCCAGAGAACAAGCTGTCCGTCCAGCCCGGGTCTGCAAATAAACCATTCTGGTCGTGGAAGAAGATCTCCAGCCACACCTCATCTTCTGAGTTCAGGTACATCACAGTGGACCCAGATGCATTGTCGTGGTTCCCCGTGTTGGCATCAAAGGTTTTGATGCGATACTGACCATTCTGCACTAGACCAATGGCCAGGTGTTTGTTGGCCAGTGTAATATCGTAGGAGAAATAATAAACGCCTGGGTATGCACAGATGAACTTGCCCGTCTGTGGGTTGTAGTGTCCGCCCTCGTCAAACAGGACCTTGTTGAACTTGATGGGGGTTTTCTCTTGAGGGTAGCTGCTGGTGATTCCCACAGAGAAGGCAGATTTAGGCAGCAGGCTGCCACACTTGCAGATTCCTGCAGTTCCCTTTGGCCCTCTTTTGCCCTTGTCCCCTTTCTCTCCGTCGGGGCCCAGAGAACCAACTAGGCCCACATCTCCGTTCTCTCCGGTCGGGCCTCGTTTCCCTGCAGGGCCACGATCACCTCGGCCTCCAATCTTACCTGTTGGGCCAACTCTGCCCTTAATccctgaaacagaaaaaaaatcatgttggGATCATCATTTCTGCACAGTCACTGATGgattagtcttgctttgccagaccttcctccacagcgctgcggaggaggttctgtctagtccacacagcattccgggatgggagaaaaacgtactctggtttattggcatctcAATCGTCTTCGTctcggacagagccacggtgccgctgcaaaataacctcaggaaggaacttgttttggtggaacgtgtgtacgttgttttagtcgtgcaacagaaaactccgattggacagatagtctagctagctgtctggatttaccctgcagagatctgaggagcagttaaccatagtcctcacaaatccaccagagtttaaaatgccgacacaaaggaagcggaaggtaacggacatccggccgaaaagagggacacctggcggaatttccgactgcaccggagcaatcctggaagaggaacgtcgtggatatagactcaatctaacccctccccctgccctcaGGGCTCCGACCCACACACAGATGTGCACGAACATCGCTGCCTCGCTGcatcagagcagagaaagagCCGC from the Sander vitreus isolate 19-12246 chromosome 9, sanVit1, whole genome shotgun sequence genome contains:
- the c1qtnf7 gene encoding complement C1q tumor necrosis factor-related protein 7, coding for MKGCKLWDLKMWALMGAVCLCHCVFGQLFETKVKGAPRLICSVPGSPGLPGKPGPSGPPGADGNVGIPGRDGRDGRKGEKGEKGDTGIKGRVGPTGKIGGRGDRGPAGKRGPTGENGDVGLVGSLGPDGEKGDKGKRGPKGTAGICKCGSLLPKSAFSVGITSSYPQEKTPIKFNKVLFDEGGHYNPQTGKFICAYPGVYYFSYDITLANKHLAIGLVQNGQYRIKTFDANTGNHDNASGSTVMYLNSEDEVWLEIFFHDQNGLFADPGWTDSLFSGFLLYADTNYFDTLAEDYT